One Candidatus Limnocylindrales bacterium genomic region harbors:
- a CDS encoding 50S ribosomal protein L25, with protein sequence METVELITEFRTPGGKGVARKLRRAGRIPGIVYGGSDGSVPISISPRSLAKTLEKENVLIDLTIQKGDTATKKTAIVKEVQRDPVTRAVLHVDFFEISMDKPIEVEVPIELVGKAKGVTESGGVLEIAMRTLTIECLPSVIPSHIEVDISNLNIGDFIAVRDVKVPQTIKIVSDPEKTIVTVVPPMAEEIAEKVEAVPGEPEVIGKGKAPAEEEGEESKA encoded by the coding sequence ATGGAAACCGTTGAACTGATAACTGAATTCAGAACTCCCGGGGGAAAGGGAGTCGCTCGAAAACTCAGGAGAGCCGGACGTATACCCGGTATTGTTTATGGAGGATCGGATGGATCTGTACCGATCAGTATCAGTCCCAGAAGTCTAGCTAAAACTTTAGAAAAGGAAAATGTTCTGATCGATTTAACCATTCAGAAGGGAGATACCGCTACAAAAAAAACGGCCATTGTAAAAGAAGTTCAAAGGGATCCGGTTACACGGGCAGTATTACATGTGGACTTTTTTGAGATTTCTATGGATAAACCCATTGAAGTAGAAGTTCCCATTGAACTGGTTGGAAAGGCGAAAGGAGTCACGGAAAGTGGCGGTGTACTGGAGATTGCCATGAGGACACTTACTATTGAATGTCTCCCTTCGGTAATCCCATCGCATATTGAGGTGGACATTTCGAACTTAAACATTGGGGATTTTATAGCCGTGCGGGATGTTAAAGTTCCTCAAACGATTAAAATCGTCAGTGATCCGGAAAAAACCATTGTAACCGTCGTACCTCCGATGGCGGAAGAGATTGCTGAAAAAGTTGAAGCGGTACCCGGTGAGCCGGAGGTTATCGGAAAAGGTAAGGCTCCTGCTGAGGAAGAAGGTGAGGAATCTAAAGCTTAA
- a CDS encoding ribose-phosphate pyrophosphokinase, with amino-acid sequence MAKLVICHFFFILFIIVHVSGARKTMTGELKLFTGNSNRALAEEISKYLGVPLGKATVTKFSDGETFVRIEENVRGSEVFVIQSICHPSNDNLMELLIMMDALSRASAQSITAVLPYYGYGRQDRKSMPRVPISAKLVANLITTAGADRVVTIDLHAGQIQGFFDIPVDNLFATSVLLDYIVKKNLPDLIIVSPDAGGTERARVYAKKLNCSLAIIDKRRSEPNVAHVMNVIGDVRGKTAIIVDDMIDTAGTLVKSAKALQEQGAVKVYAACTHPVLSGPAIETIDNSNLVEVVVTNTIPLNGKYSSKIRVLSIAGLLAEAIDRIFKRTSVSEMFE; translated from the coding sequence ATGGCTAAATTGGTCATTTGCCATTTCTTCTTTATCCTATTTATCATAGTCCACGTATCAGGGGCTAGAAAAACAATGACCGGAGAGTTAAAACTCTTTACTGGTAACTCAAATCGTGCTTTAGCTGAAGAAATCAGTAAATATTTAGGAGTTCCTCTGGGAAAAGCAACCGTTACAAAATTTAGCGACGGGGAGACCTTTGTGCGCATTGAAGAGAATGTCCGAGGTTCAGAGGTTTTTGTCATCCAATCTATCTGTCATCCCAGCAATGATAACCTCATGGAGCTTCTCATCATGATGGATGCATTGTCCCGGGCATCTGCTCAGAGTATTACGGCAGTTCTTCCTTATTATGGCTATGGAAGGCAGGATCGTAAGTCAATGCCGAGGGTCCCTATCTCCGCCAAATTGGTTGCCAATCTGATCACAACAGCCGGAGCAGATCGAGTTGTTACCATTGACTTACATGCCGGACAGATCCAGGGGTTTTTTGATATCCCGGTCGATAACCTCTTTGCAACGTCCGTCCTTTTAGACTATATTGTAAAAAAGAATTTGCCTGACCTCATCATTGTCTCGCCAGATGCCGGTGGAACTGAAAGAGCTCGGGTTTATGCCAAGAAGTTGAATTGTTCACTTGCCATCATTGATAAAAGAAGAAGCGAACCCAATGTCGCCCACGTTATGAACGTCATTGGAGACGTAAGAGGAAAAACGGCTATCATTGTCGATGACATGATCGACACCGCAGGAACTCTAGTAAAATCAGCGAAGGCCTTGCAAGAGCAGGGCGCCGTTAAAGTCTATGCAGCCTGCACACATCCGGTTTTGTCGGGTCCTGCCATAGAAACCATCGATAATTCCAACCTGGTGGAGGTGGTCGTTACTAACACCATTCCCTTGAACGGAAAATATAGCAGTAAAATCCGGGTGCTTTCCATTGCCGGATTATTAGCCGAGGCCATCGATAGAATTTTTAAACGAACCTCGGTCAGCGAAATGTTTGAATAA